ATTCATCTGCAAAAGCAGCTGAATATTCTATATCCTGATATGCGTTTGTGCAATCTGATGCACACGAGTGTCTACGTATGATATATAAATTTCCTGTAAATAAAGAAACTCTTTACATATTTTATCAAGCTGAACTATTTTCTGGGTGGTTTCTAAGATTTTTCTCTTGCCCTTGCTTGATGGTACGCAAAAATTGATCCACGAGAAAGGAAGGTCAATCATGGATTACTCAAGAGAAAGGTTTCTGATGTTGCGCTGCTGATCTGCAATTCCTTTGGCTAATCGTGACGGCAGAGGAAGCAAGTCAGCTGGTGTTCCAGTGGAGGATGTGCTCGTCAATTTCGGATTGAACCACCTTCTTAGAGTAAGCCCGTTGATCCTCATTTTTCCATGAGACTCCTCGCCATGATATTTGATTCCTAATCTCCTCAGCAGGGAACCAACTGCTTGACCGACTCTGCATTTCATAACGAAGTTCAGTCTCTTGTAAAACTTCACCAAGTACTCTAATGTATAAGACATAACAAACATTTCAAGGGAAACTTATGCAAGAATTGCTTCCAAAGAATATAGCTGCTATATAGTTTCCTGTAGTGGATTTTATTCAGGATTGACAAAAATATAGCTGCTATAGAATCACTCTAAAAAGTATAGTTGCTTTGGACAATAAGACACGGATAACATCTAAATCAAATGGAAACGGAAATGCAGATGATGGACGAAAACCAAGATTTCAGCACTAGTAATGAACACAAACAACAAGCACTGAGATTAGCAATCTGTGTTGTTTCACCTTCCAGCAAGTTTAAGTGTCTTCTCCCTTTCATCAAGGCCGACTTGTTTCTTTTCTGTGGGTAATaatattgtcacgttgggtaaCCTTGCGCCTGCATGGAACAATAAATCATTACGACTTAATAGACAAGATGTAAATTCTGAAATAGTTTCTCCCTGTTCCTATATTGGTTTTATGTGTAAAGTGCATTAATATCTTCTTGTTAGGCAGCAAACAGAAGTTGTGTTGGTATCTTGGCAAGTTATTGTAATCGACCTAGATTGACTAGATCCAAAAAGAATGAGATAAAGCTAACTATCCAGAATGGCTCAATGTTTGGAATAAGTTGGACTAGAATAAATAGACCTAGATCTATAAAAAAAGTGTTTGtagaaagtactccctctgtctcatatTAAGCGCAGTTGTGGGTTTcagtgcccaacgtttgaccgtccgtcttatttgaaattttgactagaaaagatgctcgtgcgttgcaacaggtagagccaatttaatttgtacatatgtGTCGGTGGATAAATAATCACAGTCCATTGTTTCGTTTATTCATGTGTTTATCCGAATCACTTataatcaaataaaaaactatttgtgtaaaaatcttttatatacatgttcttaacgACTCAAAAGCAAATGCGGTAAAAAAATacgataaaaaatcaaaaagtcaaattcaaaattaagttctacaatttaaaatttggcttatagAAATAAGCATAAGCCACACAATGAGGCCTTCAAACACAAGCTCGATTTGTCGTCCAACTTTATCTCAAGTCGGGCAGGAAATGATGACGGACAGAATCAGGAACTTCGATCATCCTTTATTTCAGTTAGCATGTTCTTTTCGAAAGTAAGACtgattcttatagattattgtaACGGTATCCCCGGTAATACGCTACGTGTGGCAAGGGGCATGTGAAAAGGTGCAGACCCAATTAATTCGCACGCGTCTCGGATAAGGACACTATGgcgtaaaagaaaaggaaagaatttgaaagaaacataaaattaaaaccaattCAAtcacagatgacgtaccaaaattctggcggaaacatcttcaatttttataatagtagagattagtatttattttgttattagatgataaaacatgaataatactttatacgtgacttagggcttgttcactttgatgccattttcaaccttaccaaattttagtgaagttgccaaaaaaaagtggctacatttagtttgctgccaaattttgataactatataagaaatcatgccaaaattttggtaagtactatgccaaaattttggcaatgccaaattttggtaaggtattttttggcatcaaagtgaacaggcccttaatttttaaaattctttCATAAATCTATCtctttcaaataagatggacggtcaaacgttggacatggaaacttatggctgcacttaaaatgagacagagggagtaaaaacTTACCCAGGAAATGGCAACCAACTATTCAACCTTAGCTAATTCACTAATCAGAAGGCAAAGTAAATCATTTGAGGCATAAAACACTGAATGATTTACCTGCAGCTAGTCGATGCTTTAAAGACCTCAATGTTGTAAGAACTGAAACCTGtcaaaaaaaaggaagtatatGCGCATGTAATATGTTATAAGGAAAGGTTATAAAAGGATAAATGCACTTGGAAATCGTCCCCCTGTCATTGACAAAAGCAACAGCCAAGAAGAAATATGTCTGCGAAACTTATACAGAAGGAAAATACTAACTATTTAGCTCTCATATTCCTCTCCTATGTAGTAAattaagaaacaaaaaaaaagcatattttGTAATACACCACTATGCATAATAAAGTTTTAGGTTCTAAAGATGCCTATCCACTATGCAAAGTAGTCGTGCTAATCAGAGAGGGCAGCATTAGTTGAAATACATGGAAAATATGCAGTTTTGTAAACTAGCAACAAGTATTAAGTACTGTAGTAACCCAGAAAGCATACTTATTCAGCACACCAGGTTTATATAACAGAAAGTGGTCAACATAGAACTGGTTTTAACTACAAATAATGTTCTTAGATACATGAGTACTGCACACTTATGTTGTGACTTATTTattgagaaaaatatatttattaaagCAAGCAAAGTGCAATTAGCAAAATACCTCCGCAGTGTAGATCTTTGACTTTCGGGCATCAACAAGAATACGGGTATCTTTCATGGAAATACTTTCAACTGCTCCTAACGAAGCAGCTTCCTGTGACAAGAAGGCATCTATCTGCTTTGATTGATACAAGAATACTGAAATGAAGCCATTGTTTTAGTTCGAATTAGTATCAGTACCTCCAGTATTGAAAAGGCACGAATGTCATATTCACCAAAACCTTCCAACAGTGAATTCACATTGGGATGATGTGGAATATCACAACTTATTCCCATATTTTCAATGAAAGTATTTGTTAATGTATTATCATGAGGAAACCTTAAACATCCCAACACTTGAGACAAAACATCACTTGAGGGTAATAGTCCTGTGGAAATTGCCTCACGGTAGACCTTAATTGCTGAGGAGGTCCTACAGAAAAATTAGAATGTTCTTAAATCTTATTGTCTGGTCCATAGAGATACCTGAAGAAATAAATTTTGCATAAAGTTGAAATGGCATGTGCTATAGAGTCTACCACACTTACGAGGCAATTTGTTTGAGGGACCACCAAATCTTAGTATGACAACCCATTCCCCACTTTTCTGCTAGCCATGTGCTTACAGGGAATGAAGTGGTGATCAACCAACTCATTCCATTTTCTCAAGTGAAAACAGAACATATATAACAAATGTGTGTTGGTGCTATGGCTAACATTTTCCTCGAACAGAACACCTCATAGAAGACTATACTTTAAGATCGTCATTGTCTACTTTGGTTTCTACAGCAATTTTGATAAAACAACAGAAAATCTAGAAGATTTGCCAGCTGTTCAGTGGCCATTTTGAGTACACATTCAGAAGTCATATCATAACACACCAAAGTCCAAAATTCCCAATGCTTAGCCCTTTGCTTTGCATAAAAAGGGTTAATTAACCCAAAGGTGTTACAATTACACAAGTGGATTTATATGTCAGCATCAACATATGGAActactatatatgtttagtAAATCTCCTTCGGTCCCCCCTTCTAATGCTTGTTGGCTTACAGGTTCTAATTAGTGATGGATTCCCCACCAGGGAATTCTATTAAGGAGCAGGGATGAGGGAGGTTTTGTCCCCATGGAAACATTTAGCATAAGGGGCAATCTTAAATTTCATCTATGAATATTGAAGCTTTCCATGCATAAGTGGATCTAGCAAGGAGCATACCATTTGTTCTCAATCTGTGGTTTCCCTAAGTTGAATGTGACAACGATATTGCCCAGTGAAAGATCATTGTCGAACATTTGTAGACACAAGCCTAAAAACAAAATTCATTCATTAAGAAAGATTGTCACCAAATAAATTTGAGTAACAAAGAATAAAAGAGTAAATGCTACCAGGTGTAGCCGTGTAGGCATAAGAAGGAAAACATAAGTGATATGAAGAAACAGAGAAAATTCAGATTCTTCCAGAAAGTATCAACACAACTGGAGAAAAAACTTACCAGTAAGACAACCAACGATTGTGGGATTGAGGTCAATACTGTCTATTTTTAATTGTTCAAATAGATCCAAACCCAGTTGTGCTTCAGCATTCCTGTGGGGAAACTATTAGTACCTGAAGAGTGCGATAAGATTAGTTTGAAGAGTGCAGTTCCAGCTCAGAGTTATTACCTTTCACAAGCCACAAATAACACCGAATAGGTTATCATATTTGGACAGACTCCTAATCTCTTCATCTCACTAAGGACCTCAAAAGACTTCAAAACTTGATCACCATCACCTGCATCATCGAGAAACTGTCATTATTTCCATGTCCAAAGAAGCAAGAGTTTATAAAGAAAATGATAGGGAAcagctatgaacatatatatagaaaatgaaAGTTGCACCAAGGTTCCTATATTTGACTATAATAGCACTGAGGCTTTTAAAAGTAATTTGGTAGGTCTCAGAAACACATAATGGACTTCTACTTGGATCCTTCAATTTAGAAAGTTAAGTTATTGTGTCTTTTTCACTGGCTGAAACTGTGATGTAAGCCACACATCTTTATTAATAGGCAAAACGTTAGTATTAGCTCACtgaaatgacaaaaaaaacattttattaTTGCTACAAGTATTCAGATGTTTGGACATACACAATGCGGTGATCAGAGCATTCATCATTGAAACGGTTGGCATTAATTTGATTGACTTGATCTCCTCAAATAGCTGCAATGCCTTTTTCCAGTCCTTGGCCTGAAACAAGAATTTAAATGTCGTGATAATAACACCGAACTCAAATCAAAAGTACATGGAATACAAGTAAAATTGCAAAAGAAAGAATAACTAAGTGCATAAAAGACCTTGTGCTACTGTGGGGAGCAGAAGTTAATAACTTGTTATATTGGTTTTCATCCAACAATTTATGTCAGAACTTACATTGCAGCAAGCACCCATTAATGAACTGTATGCAATGGTTCCAACTTGATATCCCTTTGCTCTTGCATCCTTCATTATCTCAAAGGCAGCATCAGCTCTCCTAGCATGGCCAGCAACATCAACTAGAGCACTCAGAAACATCTGTAGTTGATGGAATGAAACAAACATAACAGTTAAATAAGTCATGTGGGTTAAGCACATATCCCTTTAATGTTCTCTCTAGAAATAACACCTCATCAGGTTGTACTCCAATCTTGTTCATATCTTCATAGATCTTCAGAGCGAATCCTAAATCACCAGTCAAGCTACAGCTTCTCAATGCTATTGTGTAAACTTCTGGAGTACCCTTTATATTGTACTCCTGAAGCATTTTGTATACCTCACGAGCTCGATCAGCCTACACAAACAAATGTTTTTTTGAGTTAGATACTATATAGCCTATTTCGCGTTTACAACAAAGGATCTGCAGAACACCTGGCCAGCCTGAATACATGTCTTCATCAGAGCTCCAACTGTGACATGATCAGGAAGAATCGGTTTGGATCCTTTAGATTCAGAGGCTTCTGCTGTCATTTCTGATAGAACGTCAAAAGCTCGAGCAACCGCTCCAGATTCACCGCATGCACTGATCAAAGCATTAAAGACAACTCGATCTGGCTTCACCTTCTACTGCAAGTATGGCCCAGTAAGTTCAACAAACATGGAAAGCGCATAGAAGTGATTCACCAGTAGCATTTGCAGCACAGGTGAATGGAAGACAtgtaatataaaaagaaaaaatatgtacCACTTCACCTTTGAACTCATGATACCATAAGCACCAAATGCTTTTGCTACTTGACCAGCTTTTGCACAGCCATCAATCAGTGCACTATATGTGTTAACATTTGGCTCTATTCCAGCACTGACCATCTCATGGAAGACCTTAAATATAAGTACACAATAAGAGATATAAAGCTATCAtatttttaagtcaaacatATATGTATGAATATGTCATTTAGTTACCTCAAACATAGCATCAACTTTTCCACACTTGGCACAAGTCGATATAAGTGTTGTGTAAAGTTTACAATCAGGTTTTAGGCCAGCTTCCTTTAGGAGCACCATAACTTGGAGAGCCCCTAAAAGGTAAAAACAGTCATGTCTCATCAGATCTTAATCTAACAAATCACACAAGAAAGCTGCAGTTTTAAGTTCAAGCAGCTACCATCAAAATCTTGCGAATTAGCGCACACAGATAAAAGCATATTGAAGGTACTCATTTTTGGGTTATTGATCAACTTGCAAAAACGAACAGCTTCCAGAACAGCCCTTTGCTTCTTACAGGCATTCAGAAAGCTAGCATGGTGGATCTGAAAGTAGATGGAAATcaggaaagagaagaagataTACACTAAAAAAAGGACTATTAGAACAGGTAACAACCTTATTCATATCAAGCAATCCCTTTTGCTCCATGCTTTCCAATAGATCCACAGAGTCTTTCAATCTGACCATACCAAATTGAAGtatcaagcaaaaatatttATAGCACAAAGAGTGCAGCATATTTAATATGAAAATTCCATGTATGTAAGGGGTGTTCTGGGAACAGATTAATAGCAATTATTATGTCCAACATTATACCTTCCATCAATTAACAAACTATTGTATCTCCTCAAGTAATCTGGCACGTCCTTTGTTCCCCTCAATCCAGCTCTATTTGCTGAAGTAGAGTTTTCTGGATTCTCCTTGCTCAGTAAATTAGAAATACTCCAGCCAATTAACTTTGCATCATCATGGTCATTCATTGCTTTCTTTCGTTTACTCACAGGACCATCCCTTAAGCATGCAACTGGAACCAATCGCCCTGAATATAGAGCATGCTTCTGAGGAAATGGGAAAAATCATGCAAGAGGcgatattaaaaaataaaaaatatattagcagACTAAGTACCAAGAAGAATAAATGAATTTCAAAGTTAAACCTGCTCTCAAATATGAGCCCCCTGCATAAGAATTTGTGAACTCGGATGCTTTTCTTGGTTCAAACAGATTGCTGGCATGGGCTTCAGGAATAAAATTCAGTGGATGCTCGTTGATTCTTTTGAAGGATGAAAGAGACGTAAAATCAACATAGTCTCCTTGATCACTTTGATGGCATCCAAGTAAATTGGCACCCTCACTATCTGTTTTATTATCAGGAGGACCTTGGCCATTTTTAGTCTGCTCGTTCTGTTTTGAAAGTGATAAAAACTGATGAGGCAGTCCACCTAGCTGAGCCCTTCTGTTAGCAAAATGTCTGCTTTGATGTTGTCCATCAGACACAGAACGTGATTGTGGTAGAATATCTTGGACCTTTTCTATGGAACTTGTGTTTGCTGGTCCATAAACACCTTCAAATGTGTCTAACGACCTGTAAGTACTAATTACAGAACCAACCTGTGTTGTATTATTTACAGTATCTACACCAGAAAAAACACCAGTTTGGCAATCCGTTCTATCCACAGTCATTCTTCCAGAAACAGATGGCTCTGAAAAGACATTTTCATGAGTTCTTCGAGACGAATAGCTACTGTCATCTAACAAGTCTGTCGATGTGCCAAGGGCCTTATTATTTACGATTCTTTTGTCATGTTCATGTGAAACCTGCATGATTGCGATATCTCCACAAGTTAGAAAGAAATTGATTTTTTGTATTAAATCatgttcccttttttttttttgctaaaagtGCATCGTCAGCTGCCATTTTCCATGCCCAACTGAAAAATAAGACACTTTTTCATCTTGCAAGAAATGAGAAAGACTGTGCTTGATATTGGATATGACAAGCGATTATGATAAAAGTATAAATAAGGCAATGATGATTTTTGAACCTTAACAAGTATTGTCTCACAATGGACACCAGTTTAGTTGATTTTCCCAAATTTGTCAATTTAGTAGCTACCAACTGACCGCGTAAACTCACACAGATTTAGCTCATCTGTAGACAAAACCAGAATAAGGTTTTTCTATCCTGATTTATTTCTTGCATTAGACAAATATGTGGAAACTAGTAGGCATGACTTGTACTGGCCGTTTACAGTTCTGTCCATTCATAATTTACATTCCTTGCTTAATACAGTTTTCTTTTATCACATTTACAGAGGTAGTAGATGATTTCTTGGAAGAATGGAGAATTCCGTTTCAGTGAGATTAAAACAGAATTCTTCAACTATGACCTGTAGGGCCGCATTCCATTTgacccaaaaagaaaaatgatctgttttatttttcaaatccgTAATCACTCAGAAAGCATATgctgacctcctcctcctcgggagAATCCCCGCCGCGCCACCGTAGCCAGACCAGCtgcaaggcggcggcgatgagcgcAGCCGCCGCGGCAACCGCCGACCCACCCAACGCCACGGCGGCTCccgccgaaccgccgccgccgagcaagcagctcggcgcgcggcgagcatgGCGTACTCCCCCGGGCTCCGCCCTGCGGCGATGCGGCGGGCGCAGGAGCAGCGCACCACcaccggcgtggcggcggcggggggagggggagcagagggggagatggaggaagcgtggggaggaggtgaggagggtGAGGGCGTGGGgcgttgaggaggaggaggag
The sequence above is drawn from the Oryza glaberrima chromosome 10, OglaRS2, whole genome shotgun sequence genome and encodes:
- the LOC127752476 gene encoding pentatricopeptide repeat-containing protein MRL1, chloroplastic isoform X1 gives rise to the protein MDASSSSSSTPHALTLLTSSPRFLHLPLCSPSPRRRHAGGGALLLRPPHRRRAEPGGVRHARRAPSCLLGGGGSAGAAVALGGSAVAAAAALIAAALQLVWLRWRGGDSPEEEEVSHEHDKRIVNNKALGTSTDLLDDSSYSSRRTHENVFSEPSVSGRMTVDRTDCQTGVFSGVDTVNNTTQVGSVISTYRSLDTFEGVYGPANTSSIEKVQDILPQSRSVSDGQHQSRHFANRRAQLGGLPHQFLSLSKQNEQTKNGQGPPDNKTDSEGANLLGCHQSDQGDYVDFTSLSSFKRINEHPLNFIPEAHASNLFEPRKASEFTNSYAGGSYLRAGRLVPVACLRDGPVSKRKKAMNDHDDAKLIGWSISNLLSKENPENSTSANRAGLRGTKDVPDYLRRYNSLLIDGRLKDSVDLLESMEQKGLLDMNKIHHASFLNACKKQRAVLEAVRFCKLINNPKMSTFNMLLSVCANSQDFDGALQVMVLLKEAGLKPDCKLYTTLISTCAKCGKVDAMFEVFHEMVSAGIEPNVNTYSALIDGCAKAGQVAKAFGAYGIMSSKKVKPDRVVFNALISACGESGAVARAFDVLSEMTAEASESKGSKPILPDHVTVGALMKTCIQAGQADRAREVYKMLQEYNIKGTPEVYTIALRSCSLTGDLGFALKIYEDMNKIGVQPDEMFLSALVDVAGHARRADAAFEIMKDARAKGYQVGTIAYSSLMGACCNAKDWKKALQLFEEIKSIKLMPTVSMMNALITALCDGDQVLKSFEVLSEMKRLGVCPNMITYSVLFVACERNAEAQLGLDLFEQLKIDSIDLNPTIVGCLTGLCLQMFDNDLSLGNIVVTFNLGKPQIENKWTSSAIKVYREAISTGLLPSSDVLSQVLGCLRFPHDNTLTNTFIENMGISCDIPHHPNVNSLLEGFGEYDIRAFSILEEAASLGAVESISMKDTRILVDARKSKIYTAEVSVLTTLRSLKHRLAAGARLPNVTILLPTEKKQVGLDEREKTLKLAGRVGQAVGSLLRRLGIKYHGEESHGKMRINGLTLRRWFNPKLTSTSSTGTPADLLPLPSRLAKGIADQQRNIRNLSLE
- the LOC127752476 gene encoding pentatricopeptide repeat-containing protein MRL1, chloroplastic isoform X2, whose protein sequence is MNDHDDAKLIGWSISNLLSKENPENSTSANRAGLRGTKDVPDYLRRYNSLLIDGRLKDSVDLLESMEQKGLLDMNKIHHASFLNACKKQRAVLEAVRFCKLINNPKMSTFNMLLSVCANSQDFDGALQVMVLLKEAGLKPDCKLYTTLISTCAKCGKVDAMFEVFHEMVSAGIEPNVNTYSALIDGCAKAGQVAKAFGAYGIMSSKKVKPDRVVFNALISACGESGAVARAFDVLSEMTAEASESKGSKPILPDHVTVGALMKTCIQAGQADRAREVYKMLQEYNIKGTPEVYTIALRSCSLTGDLGFALKIYEDMNKIGVQPDEMFLSALVDVAGHARRADAAFEIMKDARAKGYQVGTIAYSSLMGACCNAKDWKKALQLFEEIKSIKLMPTVSMMNALITALCDGDQVLKSFEVLSEMKRLGVCPNMITYSVLFVACERNAEAQLGLDLFEQLKIDSIDLNPTIVGCLTGLCLQMFDNDLSLGNIVVTFNLGKPQIENKWTSSAIKVYREAISTGLLPSSDVLSQVLGCLRFPHDNTLTNTFIENMGISCDIPHHPNVNSLLEGFGEYDIRAFSILEEAASLGAVESISMKDTRILVDARKSKIYTAEVSVLTTLRSLKHRLAAGARLPNVTILLPTEKKQVGLDEREKTLKLAGRVGQAVGSLLRRLGIKYHGEESHGKMRINGLTLRRWFNPKLTSTSSTGTPADLLPLPSRLAKGIADQQRNIRNLSLE